The DNA segment AGTACGGATTCAAGTGCAGTTTCAATCCGACGTTTTCGACGGCGCAAAGCAAGGAATGGATCTCAAAGGGCTACTACGGTCTGGATCAAGGTCCGATAGTTTTGATGATTGAGAACTATCGCTCAGGATTTCTTTGGCGCCTGATGCGTGGCTGTCCTTACATCATCGACGGGCTTCGCCGCGCAGGTTTCACCGGCGGCTGGCTGCGCGACGTTGAATAGGCCAAGTCATATCCGGCCCGGATCGGTGGCATCAAAGGGACGGCCACGCTAAGATGCTCTCGTTTTTGAAGGCGCTTCGATGACAAAAGCAAAGAAGAAGAAAAAGAGCCCGCTTGAGGCCGTCGCTCCTCGCGGTGTTAGACGGTTCTTTGGTGAGTTGGGTCCCGGTTTGATTACGGGCGCGGCTGACGACGACCCTTCCGGCATTTCGACATACTCAGTGACGGGCGCTTCGTTCGGATACGCGCCGCTCTGGACCGCGCTCTTCTCATTTCCCGCGCCGATCTTGGCGGGATGGCTGAAGCCACCAGCATGGTTACCGGCATAAGTCATTTCATCTGGACGCCTGTCTACGCAGTGCTGGTCGTCTCGCTGCTCTTCTGGACCTCCTATAGTCTCATAGCCAAAGTTTTCAAGTGGCTCACGCTAGTCCTATTCGCCTACATCATCGCAGCGTTTCTCGCACATCCTGACTGGCGAGCCGTTTTACTGTCCACCTTCGTTCCCCATATCCAGTGGTCGAGCAATTATCTGGCAGCGTTTGTCGGGATCCTGGGAACTACTATATCCCCTTACCTTTTCTTCTGGCAGGCCTCGCAGGAGGTGGAAGAAGAGAGAAAGATGGGTAAGCGCACAGTTCGCGAGCGTGAAGGCGCGACTGTTGAATCTCTTCGCAAATCGAGAACAGACGTGCTCACAGGAATGTTTTTCTCAAACCTGGTGATGTACTTCATCATTCTGACCACCGCCGCGACCTTGCATGCTCATGGTCAAACCAGCATCGAGACTGCGCAGCAGGCGGCCGAGGCCCTCAAGCCGGTTGCCGGCAACTTCGCTTACATGCTTTTCACGTTGGGATTGATAGGCACGGGAATGCTAGGCGTGCCCGTACTGGCGGGCGCGGCGGCTTACGCCATTGCCGAAGCGCGCGTGTGGCGCGGAACGCTCGAAGACAAGCCGCGACTAGCAAAGAAGTTTTACTCAGTCGTGGCTGTGTCGATGCTGCTGGGGTTATCTCTAAACTATGTCGGAATCCACGCGGTGAAGATGTTGTTCCTGGCGGCGGTTTTGAACGGCGTCCTCGCGCCGCCGTTGATCGTCCTGCTTGTGCTTTTGACCAGCAACAAAAAGGTGATGGGCAAGAGAGTCAATCCTCCCGTGCTCAAGTGGCTAGGCTGGGCTACGGCGGCGATCATGTCGGCGGCAGCGATGGGGATGTTCGCAACGATGTGATCTCCGATGTACGCGAGCTACGTTCATTTCACCGTTCAGTTGCTACCAGCCATTGTCGAAATAATCCCACCTTGCCCGTAGAAGCCGCTTATGTGGGTCAACCCCGACTCTTTCGCGTGGGCGGGAGAATCTGAGCTTTAGTCAGCCCACCGAGAGAGGATGAGGCGATAGTCCTGAGAGCCGGCTTTCTTTCAAGTCGGTATCTAGCCGATTATCACTTCTTCGGCGCTTTAGCGATGCAAGTCTTCTCAGATTCTTTCGCCTGCACCTTTGCTGTCCTGTCTCGCCTTACTTGGACTTAATCCCGTCGCGCGTTTTGCTACTGCCCTCAAGCAGCCCCTTCAGTTGCAGCGAAACTGTTTAGGTCCTCCAACGACGGTAGCCAAAGCCCCCGCCAAAGAGCAGAACCAGAACCACGATAACAATCAGTATTGTCATGGTACTCATACTCACTCCTTCCAGCCTGGGCGCTACACCACCCGGCCTATCTAGCTCGTCTCAAATTCCGGATTCTCTTGCCTAGAATAAGCTAGCGTAGTTGAAGCACGACGCCTGGCTTATTGATGTTGACATCAATTTCATGTTTTGCAGGTCCGCGCCTGAAGACGCCGGCGAAATAAAGGACGGCAGTCGCCGCGATCAATACCAACACAACGGCCAACACGATCAACGCACCGCTGGCGCCGCCGCCATCGGAATGAACTACTTCTACGACTCTATCTGTCATCGTTCTAGCCTCCGTTCGTGGTAAGTACAATACTCCTATCTCGAATCCATCACCGTTCAATTTGGACAACCGTGGAAATAAGAGGTCCGAACGAGTGGCTTTCTGATGAGGATTAGTCAGTGGACGAAATAGAGGATTATGCCGTGACAAACCTTCTGAGTTGCTCAAACCGCTTAAGAATCAAACTCACATATGTCACCGGCTCAATGCCGCGACAGAAGCCATAGTTCACGACCGGGTCCTCTGAATACTGCACTTTTGACTCCTGCAAAAGCCAATACGCGACATCCTCCCAGGCTTTGCAGATCTTAGAGAACCGAGTACCTGGAGAAAAAAACAGAAACGAAAAAGAGCCAAGAATGGCGACTCCGGAATTCAGACGGGTTGTTTGCTTCGGCGCTACCACCTGCGATTTGGCCTACTCCCTTCCTTTCCTCCACACTGACCCTAATCCGTCGATAAGGGTTGATGAGGATGGAGATTGGCGTGGCTCGCGTGGAGATTAGCTAGTTGAACGAATTGACGGTCGTGATCAACCAGTTTTTGGGGACCCATCGGTTTATGTATCTCCTTTTGAGCCACAGTCGTGTTTCGCGGGCACACTGCTGGCTCCAAACCATCTTGTGCGGTTGAATCAAATGTGAGTAGCATTTGTTGCCACCATCTAGCTCACGCAGTAGCCGGTATGATCGCCTTCATTGCTGCTGCCCAGTACTCAGCCAGCCTCTCCTTAGTCGTGGCCAATCGCAACACCATCTTCCGCGCGTGATGGAGTACCTGTCCCGCCGTGTTGAATATCAAGAACCTCAACCGCTTCGGTCGCGCAGTCAACAACTCGGGCGGCAAGGCTAACCGCTTGAGCGCCGTCAAAACGTTATTCGTTATAACCACCATCCTCAGCCAAGCCCCATTCGCTCCGAACCTTCCACAAGGCATCACTGCTGCTCCGAGTTCGTTCTTGATCACGTCGTGGATCGCTTCGATCGTGCCTGCTTTCTGACGATGCCAGTCGATCAGTTTCTCAAGCTTCCAGTCCCATATGTTAGTGACGATCGCAAAGTGCTTGACCGAACTCCCATCTCCAAACAACTCTCCCTGGCGCAAGCGCATTCGGATAGTCACGTAACGCAGAGGCTTGCTGTGTTTGTTTTCGGCTTCGTGGTTGGATACAAACACCACCTCCGCGCATTCGCGTATCATCGATGGGTCCCGGCTGTTGAGCCGCTCCCAGCTTTTCTCTTCAACCGTCGAG comes from the Acidobacteriota bacterium genome and includes:
- a CDS encoding glucoamylase family protein, whose amino-acid sequence is YGFKCSFNPTFSTAQSKEWISKGYYGLDQGPIVLMIENYRSGFLWRLMRGCPYIIDGLRRAGFTGGWLRDVE
- a CDS encoding divalent metal cation transporter, producing MAEATSMVTGISHFIWTPVYAVLVVSLLFWTSYSLIAKVFKWLTLVLFAYIIAAFLAHPDWRAVLLSTFVPHIQWSSNYLAAFVGILGTTISPYLFFWQASQEVEEERKMGKRTVREREGATVESLRKSRTDVLTGMFFSNLVMYFIILTTAATLHAHGQTSIETAQQAAEALKPVAGNFAYMLFTLGLIGTGMLGVPVLAGAAAYAIAEARVWRGTLEDKPRLAKKFYSVVAVSMLLGLSLNYVGIHAVKMLFLAAVLNGVLAPPLIVLLVLLTSNKKVMGKRVNPPVLKWLGWATAAIMSAAAMGMFATM